The Bacteroidales bacterium DNA segment GAGCCATGCCAGAAACTATCTGGATGCTTCCGTTTATTCGGTAACACATATCGGCGAATATCAGACGGGGCGTCATTCTTTACAATGGTCGGTGGCTTTCCGGCAGGAGATCACCGATAACAAGATGAATGAATGGATAATGATCGACTCGGCCGGATACTCGGTACCTTACGACGGGGAAAGCATCCGGTTGAAAATGTCGCGCTATGCCGATAATTACCTGAAAGTCCACAGACTGATCTCGTGGGTACAATACCGGCAAAAACTGACCGGGAACCATCTGGACTGGACAATTACCGCAGGCCTACGGCTGAACTACAACGACGTCAACCGGGAATGCCTGGTCAGTCCGCGTGTATCAGTGAGGATACAACCCCATCAGCACCCCCGGCTATCCGCGCATTTTGCTGCCGGCCTGTACGGACAGCCTCCCTCCTACCGGGAGCTGCGCAATACCGACGGAAATATGAACCGAACAATCAAAGCGCAACGCTCTGTCCACTATGTTATCGGTGGGGAATACGCTTTCCGGATAGGATACCGGCCCTTCAAACTATCGTCCGAAATGTATTACAAACAACTCAGCCGGCTCATCCCTTACCGGATGGAAAACGTACGGATCTACTACGCAGGAGACAATATGGCTTCCGGATATGTAACAGGATGGGACATCAAACTGAACGGCGAATTTGTGAAAGATGCCGAATCATGGGTCGGCATTTCGCTTATGCAGGCCAGGGGAAACATAAAAGATGACGGTCACGGCAGCTACCCGCTTCCCACAGACCAACGGGTCAACTTCAACCTGTTTTTCCAGGATTATATTCCGGGCGCATCTACCTGGCGGGTATTTCTTAACCTGGCTTTCAGCACCCCTCTACCCTATAACTATCCCGATCCCGACCGCTTCGACCAGCTATTCCGGATGCGTGCCTACCGTCGCGTGGACATCGGCCTGAGCAAGGAATTCTTTAAAGGAGACCGCTCAGGGAAAGTTTTCAAACAAATCAGGTTAAATGCTGAAATATTCAACCTGTTCGATACCAAAAATACCATTTCTTATTTATGGGTACAGGTTGTCAATAACCAAAACAGGCAAAACCAGCAGTATGCTGTTCCCAATTACCTGACGGCCCGCAGGGTCAATGTACGGTTAAGCGCCGAATTCTAAGCTATATATAAGCGGCTACTTTTTTACGATCCGTTTGTTCGGTTTCAAACTCCGAAGTAACTGCACTGCTCCCCATAGGAACATTTTCATTCCGGTATTCCATGGTGCTATGTATGACAGACCTGGCAGATGTATGAAACTCCTTAGCTCCTGTTTCAGACTCAATATATGCGATATTATTTTCGCGCACGCCACTGCCGGGCATGATAATGATACGTCCCTCCGCACGCAGGACAAGTTCCCGGATCAATGGTATTCCGCGCACTGCATCCGGTTGCTGTCCGGACGTAAGGATACGGTCACAGCCCAATTCTATCAGTTGCTCCAGTGCAACAAATGGTTCACGGCAAACATCAAAAGCACGGTGAAAGGTGACGGATAAAGGCTTGGATGCTTCTATCAATCTGCGCATCAGTGACACATCGATATCTCCCTGTTTCGTGAGGCATCCGAATACTACCCCGTAAATTTTCAACTGTCTGGCCATTTCAATATCATACAACATCGATTCTATTTCTGCGGGAGTATAAAGGAAATCACCTCCACGGGGACGTATGATAATATTTATGTCAATAGCTGACGTTAACTCCTGTGCCATACGTATCTCGCCATAACTCGGTGTCGTACCTCCTTCCGGTATCCCCGCACATAGTTCTACCCTCTGTGCACCTCCGGCTTCCGCCTCAACACAACTCTGCGCCGAGTTGGCACATATCTCTATAATTCTTCCCATGATTGTTCACGCTAAGATTTGCAAATATAATGTAAATCAGGTGTATTACACTACTCAATTTCAATAGTTTTCAGTGCAACTTCATTATGGGATGCCTAGTCACAGGAGTCTGTTGCACAACGGAGGTTGACGCTCTAAAAATTATTGCTCATATCTCTATACTAACCCAATAACCACAAAAAGATAATGAAACAAAAAATAATATCACCGAGCCAATTAAGTAGGAAAATACCAACCAACCCTTTAATTTGCTATTTTGTTCGTCTTTATATTTTTCTGACAACTCTGCAAATTTTCTTTTGTTGATAAAAAACAAACTCAACACACAAAAGATAATTACTATTGCCCATACAATATAATTATTGATCTTTTTATCAAAAATATATAGCACAAATATACAAAGGGATAAACAGATAAAACCAAAACTTAAAAACACTACGATACTACCAGCAACGTATCCACTCTTTTCGCCCCACTCCTCATAGAATTTTGAAGTCCGATAGTATAAATAATTAAAAAAAGTTTTCATAGTTATTTTATTTATAAGGCATTGT contains these protein-coding regions:
- a CDS encoding copper homeostasis protein CutC; protein product: MGRIIEICANSAQSCVEAEAGGAQRVELCAGIPEGGTTPSYGEIRMAQELTSAIDINIIIRPRGGDFLYTPAEIESMLYDIEMARQLKIYGVVFGCLTKQGDIDVSLMRRLIEASKPLSVTFHRAFDVCREPFVALEQLIELGCDRILTSGQQPDAVRGIPLIRELVLRAEGRIIIMPGSGVRENNIAYIESETGAKEFHTSARSVIHSTMEYRNENVPMGSSAVTSEFETEQTDRKKVAAYI